Below is a window of Acidimicrobiales bacterium DNA.
GGATGCCCATCGCCAGCAGCGCGCCGGGCCGGGGGCACTCCACCCCGTCGACGTTGATCGCCACCGGGCCGGCCGGGATCTCCGGGATCGTCCCCGCAACCTTCTCGACGATGGCGGCCGCCACCGCCTGCTCGGGGACCTCGCCGGGGCGCTCGCCGATGAGCAGCAGGAGCCGGTCGCGCGACAGCTCGAGCAGACGCTCGATCACGAGCAGCGGCGCGCTCGGGAAGAGCAGCCGCCCCTCCTGCTCCTTCGCGAGGCGGGCGAGCAGGGCGTCACGGTGGTCGCCGCCGAAGCGGTCGGCGCCGATCGGTCGGCGCACGGTGTGCATGAAGAGGCGGTTGAGGAAGTCCGGGGTGTCGAGCTCGAGGGCCGGCTCTTCGGAGCAGAGGACGACCTCCTCCTCGTAGGCGACGCCGCCCTCGAGGGCGAACAGGTCCTGGGGGAGGACGTCGAAGAGGTAGTTCGCGCAGGCAACGAGGGGATTGGTGAGCGAACCCGGGGAGAGCTCGACGCCGGAGACCTCGAGGCGCAGCGTGGCCGTCGCCGAGGCGTCGAAGCGGGCGAAGTCGAGCCGCCCCGCCTCGGCGAGGGGGGTGAGGCGGGGATGGGTCCGCCAGAAGTCGACGTTCTTCTCGGCGAGGTCCGAGAGCACGTAGATGACGCGGAAGGGCGCGGTCGCCTGCGGGTCGAGGGCGTTCAGGAAGTAGAAGCCGAGGCGGCCGGGGCCCGAGCCGAGCTCGATCACGTAGATCGGCTCGTCGGGGTCGACCGGGCCGAGGCGGCCGGCGGCGGCGTCCTTCGCGAAGCCCTCGATGAGGTGGGCGTAGCTGCGGGCGAGCATCGGGCCGCTCGTGAGCAGGTGCGGGACCTCGCCCGAGGCCCAGGCGTTCACCCCGGAGTCCTCGTAGTAGTTGGCGTTCACCTTCCACAAGAGCGAACTCGACAGCGGCGAGGGGCCGGAGACGACGACCCCCGACGGCCGATCGGACACCGCGCGCTGCTCGCTCACGCGACGAGGCTACCGGTCAGGCGGTGGCCGCTCCGTGGGACGTGCCGCCCACCGAAGAGGTGACCCCGGCGCGCTCGTGCGCGCCGAAGTCGCTGCGCCGCAGGCGCTCGCGCTGGCGCTCCGAGCAGCCGCCGAAGACGCCGTGGCTGAGCCCCTCGGCGAGCGCGTAGGAGAGGCACTCGCGCCGCACCGGGCAGGGGTGACAGATCCGGCGGGCCACCTCGACGCCGAGGCTGTCCCACGGGAAGAAGGTCGCGGGTACTCACCCCGGCAGTGGGCGTGCACCATCCATTCCGCGTCCATCGGCCACCTCGCGAGTCGTCGCCGAGTGGTACATGTCCGGCCGGGGCGCGGCGTTTCGGAGTCAGACCACGAGGCCGTGGCGCATCGTGTTCTCGGTGAGCACCTTCGGGTCGACGAAGTGCTGCAGGTAGTCGGGGCCGCCGGCCTTCGTGCCGTTGCCCGAGAGGCGGTTCCCCCCGAAGGGCTGGCGGCCGACCATCGCGCCGGTCGTCGGGTGGTTCACGTAGAGGTTGCCGGCGGGCACCGCCTGCGCGACCTTCGCGACGACGGCCGGGTCGCGGGTGAACAGCCCGGCGGTGAGGGCGTAGGGGAGCTCGTCGACGCGGGCGAGCGCCTCGTCGAGCTCGCCGTAGGCCTCGAGCGCGAGGAGGGGGCCGAAGATCTCCTCGTGGAGGAGGCGCGAGCCGCCGGGGAGGCCGGTGACGAGCATCGGCGGGGCGAAAAAGCCCTCGGCGGGGAGGGACGCGACCTCGGCGAGGACCTCGCCCTCGGCGCGCGCCGTCGCCGCGTAGGAGGCGATGCGGGCGCGGGCGGCCTCCTCGATCACCGGTGGCACCTCGGTGCCGAGCGCCTCGGCCTGACCGACCTCGAGGACCGCCACCGCGCCGGCGAGGCGTTCTGCGAGGCGCTCGGCGAGGCGCTCCGCGACGAGGACGCGTGAGGCCGCCGAGCACTTCTGCCCAGCGTAGGAGAAGGCGGAGGTGACGATCGCGGGGACCGCCTCGTCGAGGTCGGCGTCGCGCTCGACGATGACGCAGTTCTTCCCACCGAACTCGGCGACGACCCGCTTCAGCTGGAGCTGGCCGGGGAGGACGAGCGCCGCGGCGCGCACCACCTCGAGCCCGACCGCGAGCGAGCCGGTGAAGGCAACCGTCGAGACCTCGCGGTGCGCGACGAGCGCGGCGCCGACCTCCCCCTCGCCGGGGAGGAGGGCGACGACATCGTCGGGGACACCTCCGGCGCGCAGCGCCTCGACGACGACCGCCCCGCAGGCCGGGGACTGCTCGGCCGGCTTCAGGAGCGCGGCGTTGCCGGAAGCGAGCGCGGCGCTCGTCATCCCCATTGGGATCGCCACCGGGAAGTTCCAGGGGGAGATCACCGCCGCGACCCCCCGCCCGACGTAGGAGAGGGTGTTCGCCTCACCGGGCACGACCCCGACGGCGCCGCCCTCGGCGAGGCGGAGCGCGCCGCGCGCGTAGTACTCGAGGAAGTCGATCGCCTCGCAGACGTCCGCGTCGGCCTCCGGCCAGGGCTTCGCGCACTCGCGCACCTCGAGGGCCGCCACCTCGAGGCGACGGCTCCGCAACCAGGAGGCGGCGCCGAGGAGGGCCTCGGCGCGCTCCTCGGGCGGCCGCGCCGCCCAGCGCCGCGCCGCCACCACCCCGAGGGCGACCGCCTCGTCGACCTCGTCGGCGGTCGCCGCCGCGGCGGTCGCGACGACGCGGTCGGGGCGGCCGGGGTCGACCGAGACGAGGGCCGCATCGTGGCGCTCGCCACCCCCGACGCGCACCGGGACCCGTCGCGGCCCCTCCCGGTCGAGCGCCTCGAGCGCGCCGGCGAGGCGGTCACGGACGGCCTTGCGGCGGAGCTCGAGCGTCGGCTCGTTGGAAAAGGGCGGGAGCGTCACGGCGCGACGAGGAGCTCGTCGATCGGCACCCCGCGCGCCTGCGCGCGCAGGAAGGACTCGTTGCTCGTGTTCTCAAGGAGGCGACGCACGAGGTAGGCCATGCCGGCGACGAGGTCGCCGACGGGCGAGTAGACGCGGACGCGCAGCCCGAGCGAGGAGAGGCCGCGCGCCAGTTCGTCGCCGAGGCCGCGCAGCACCTGCAGCTCGAGCTCGGAGTCGGGGGCGCCGAGCTCGCGGCTCTTCGCGACCGCGTGCGCGACCGAGCGCAGGTTGTGCGAGGCGATCGCCACCCGCACCGCCGGTCGGGCGGCGAGCAGGCGACGGGTGAGCAGCTCGAAGTTCTCGTCCGAGCGCGCCTTGTCGACAAAGACGGGGGTCTCCCATCCGTGCTGGCGGGCCTCGGTCACCTCGTGGTCCCAGTAGGCGCCCTTCACGAGGCGGACGACGAGGGGGGTGGCGCGGCGCACCCGCCCGGCGAAGGCGAGGATCTCGTCGAGCTCGGCCGCCGAGTCGCGGAGGTAGGCCTGCAGCACGAGGCCCGCCGAGGGGCCGTCGGCGAACTCCTCCTCGGCGAGGACCCCGAGGACGAGGGTGAGGATCGCGTCGCGGGTGTCGAGGGACTCCATGTCGATGTGCAGGTGCGCCCCGAGGGCGCGCGCCAGGCGCAAGAGCGAGCGGAGACGGACGAGGGCGTCGGCGATCCCCGCCTCGGGCGCCTCGGGGCGCAGGCGGGCGGTGAGCGCGGAGATCTTCACCGAGAGGTTCACCCGCGCCAGCACCCCGGAGGCGTCGCCTTCGAGGCGGGGCTGCGGCGGGAAGGCGGCCGCCCGGCGGGCGAGGACCTCGAGGGTCGCCGCGCAGCGCGCCGCGTAGGCGTCGGCCTCCTCCTCGGTCACCGTCGCCTCCCCGAGCAGGTCGACCGAGGAGGCGATGCCGGAGCGCCACAGCGCTTCGAGCGTCGCCGCGGCGTCACCCGGGCGCTCGCCGGCGATGAAGCGGCGGGCGAGGTGGCGGACCGAGAGGCCGGCGCCGGCGGCGACGAGGGGGCGCGCCGGCGGGAGGGCCCCGAGGCGGTTCGCGAGCCGCAGCGCGAGCGGGAGCGAAGGCACCCCTCGCAGGTAGGCGAGGAGGTGCCCCACGACCTCGGCGGCGGTCCTGCAGGCGGGCATCACGTCGACGAAGCGGAAGAGCGCGGCGCGCAGCTCGGCGTCGTCGGCGACCACCGCGTTCACCTTCGCGTCGAGGATCTGGAGCGGCCGGCGGGAGGGCGGCGGCAGGGCGGCGGCGATCTCGCGGCCGATCGCCACGATCGCGGCCTCCTGCGGCGCGGCGAGCGCCGCCTCTGACCCGCTCGGACCGCTTCCCGCCACCGCCGTCGATCCTACGGTCGGCGCCCGGAGCGGTCCGCTCCCGCCGCCCTCAGAACTGGTAGCGGCGGAGGCCGCCGTCGACGGGGATCACGGTCCCGGTGAGGTAGCGGGCCGCCGGCGAACAGAGGAAGCAGACGAGGTTCGCGACGTCGCTCGGCGCGCCGTACTCGCCGACGGGGATCTCGTGCTCGGACTGCCAGAGACGGTACTCGGGCGAGTAGTTGCGCTCGATCTGCTCGCTCATGATCCGCCCCGGCGGGATCGAGTTCACGGTGATGCCGTGACGCCCGACCTCGCGCGAGAGGCCCTTGGAGAAGGCGTGCATCGCCGCCTTCGCGCAGAAGGCGCCGTTCAGCCCCTCGGGCTCGGACTTGCCGGTGATGTTCACGATCCGCCCCCAGCCGGAGGCGATCATCTGGTCGAGGAGAGCCATCGTGAGCTGCCGCTGGCGGGTGAAGTTGAGGGTCAGTGCCTCCTCCCAGTCCTCCTCGGTGGCCGCCAGCGAGAAGGGTCGGCTGCCGCCGGCGTTGTTCACGAGGATCTCCACCGAGCCGAGGCCGGCGAGCGCGGCGGCCGCGATCTCCGCGGGGGCGCCCCGCTCGAGGAGGTCGGCGACGACGACCACCGGCTCGGGGCCGCCCGCCTCGACGATCTCGCCGGCGAGCTTCTCGAGGCGCTCGCGGCGGCGCGCCGTCACCGAGACGCGCACCCCCTCGCGACCGAGGGCGAAGGCCGTCCCGTAGCCGATGCCGCTCGAGGCCCCGGTGACGAGGGCGGTGTGGCCGGCGAGTTCGAGCTCCATTGGACTTCCTCCCGCGCCCGCGGGCGCTGTCGGGTGCGGCGGCCGCGTGGCCGGGTGATCAGCTGAAGGCGCTCTCGCCGGTGAGCGCGCGCCCGACCGAGAGGAGGTGGACCTCCTCGGTGCCCTCGTAGGTGAGGACGGTCTCGAGGTTCGAGACGTGGCGCATCACGCCGTAGTCGAGGGTGATGCCATTTCCGCCGAGGATGGTGCGGGCCTGGCGGGCGATGTCGAGCGCGGCGCGCACGTTGTTCAGCTTGCCGAGGCTGATCTGGTCGGGGCGGATCGTCCCCGCCTGTTTCAGCCTGCCGAGGTGGCCGGCGAGGAGCGTCGCCGTCGAGAGGTGGGTGGCCATCGCCGCCAGCTTGGCCTGGGTGAGCTGGAACGAGGAGAGGGGCCGGCCGAAGACCTGCCGCTCCGCGGCGTAGGAGAGCGCTGTCTCGAGGCAGCTGCGCGCCGCCCCGAGAACACCGAAGATGATCCCGAAGCGGGCCTCGTTGAGGCACGAGAGGGGGCCGCGGAGGCCACTCGCCCCCCCGAGGAGCGCGCTCGCCGGCAGCCGGCACTGGTCAAAGGAGAGCGCGCTCGTGATGCTCGCCCGCATCGAGAGCTTGTGGTGGATGTCGCTGGCGGTGAAGCCGGGGGTCCCCTTCGGCACGAGAAAGCCGCGGATCCCCTCGTCGGTCTGCGCCCAGACGACCGCGACGTCGGCGATCGAGCCGTTGGTGATCCACAGCTTCGCACCGTCAAGGACGTAGTCCCCGTCGACGCGCCGCGCCCTCGTGCGCATCGCGCCGGGGTCGCTCCCGGCATCGGGCTCGGTGAGGCCGAAGCAGCCGAGGAGCGCTCCGCTGCGCAGTCCGGGAAGCCACTCCGCTCGCTGGTCGGCCGAGCCGAAGGTCGCGATCGCGTGCATCGCGAGCGAGCCCTGCACCGAGACGAATGAGCGGAGGCCCGAGTCGCCGGCCTCGAGCTCGAGGCAGGCGAGGCCGTAGGCGGTCGGCGTCGCGGCGACGCCCTCCTCGTCGGGGATGAGCATCCCGAACAGGCCGAGCGCGCCGATCTCGCGCACGAGCTCGGTCGGGAAGCGGCCGGCTTCGTAGCACTCCTCGATCACCGGCATCACGCGGTCGCCGACGAACCGCCGCACCGTCTGCGCGACGAGCTGCTCCTCGGGGGAGTAGAGGTTGGCGAGATCGAGCAGGTCGGCGGGGTCGGGCATCGGGGGCATCAGGGTCTCCTTCGGCGGCCGCCAAGGATAGGACGGCGGCGCGGCGTCCCAGCGGTTGCAGGGCGGGAAGGGCGCGGCCGCGGTCGATAGGGTGCGGCCGTGCCCGAGGACCCCACCGCCCTGTTCCGCCTGGACGGCAAGGTCGCGCTGCTCACCGGTGCCTCCTCCGGCCTCGGCCGCCGCTTCGCCGAGGTCCTCTCGGCCGCGGGGGCGACGGTCGTCGTCGCCGCCCGGCGTGCCGCGGCGCTCGAGGAGCTCGCCGCGACGCTGCCCGGCGTGGTCGCGGTGCCGACCGACGTCACGGTCGAGTCCGAGCTCGCCCACCTCGTCGAGGAGACCGTCGGGCGCTTCGGACGGGTGGACGTGCTGGTGAACAACGCAGGGGCCGTCGCGGTGGTGCCAGCGCTCGAGGAGGAGCCGGCGAGCTTCCGACGGATCCTCGAGGTCAACGTCACCGCCCCCTTCGTGCTCTCCCAGCTCGTCGCCCGCCACATGGTGAGCGACGGTGGCGGCACGATCGTGAACGTCGCCTCGGTCCTCGGGCTCATCGCCTCGGGGCGGATCCCGCAGGCGAGCTACTCGGCGAGCAAGGGGGCGCTCGTCAACCTCACCCGCGAGCTCGCCGCGCAGTGGGCCGACAAGGGCGTCCGGGTGAACGCGCTTGCGCCCGGCTGGTTCGCCTCGGAGATGACCGCCGAGATGTTCGCGAGCGAGCGGGGGCGGCGCTTCATCGAGCGCAACACGCCGATGGGCCGCGCCGGCGAGGAAGGCGAGCTCGACGGCGCGCTGCTCTTCCTCGCCTCCCCGGCCAGCAGCTTCGTGACCGGTCAGGTGCTCTGCGTGGACGGTGGCTGGACGATCGTCTGAGCCGCCGCGAGCTCGGCGCGCAGCACGTGCTTCTGCACCTTGCCGGTGGCGGTCTTCGGCAGCGCGGAGAAGCGCACCGCGCGCGGCGCCTTGAAGTGCGCGAGGCGCTCCCGGCAGAACGAGATGAGCTCCTCGCCGCTCACCTCGGCGCCCGCCTTCAGCGTGACGAAGGCGTAGGGGACCTCGCCCCACGTCGCGTCGGGCGCGGCGACGACCGCCGACTCGAGGACCGCGGGATGGGCCGCGAGGGCGCGCTCCACCTCCACCGAGGCGACGTTCTCGCCGCCGGTGATGATGATGTCCTTGGCGCGATCCCGCAGCTCCACGTAGCCGTCGGGGTGACAGACGCCGAGGTCGCCGGTGAACAGCCAGCCGTCGCGCACCGCCGCGGCCGTGGCCTCGGGGTCGGCGTAGTAACCGGCCATCACGTTGTTGCCGCGCAGGGCGATCTCACCGATCGTCTCGCCGTCGGCGGGGACCTCGCTGCCGTCCTGGGCGAGGACCCGCAGCCCGCCGCTCACCACGTTGCCGATCCCCTGGCGGGCGTTCAGCGCGGCCTGCGCCGCGGGGCTCTCGGCGGACCACGCCGGCTGCCAGACGTTGGTCACCGCCGGGCCGTAGCTCTCGGTGAGGCCGTAGAGGTGGGTGACGGTGAGCTCGAGGGCGGCGAGGCGCTCGAGGAGGGCCGGCGAGGGCGGCGCACCGCCGGTCGTCGCCGCGACGGCGCGCCGCGGCGGGGCGGCAGCGGGCTGGGAGGCCGCCTCGGCGATCATCGTGAGCACCGTCGGCGCCGCCGAGAGGTGGGTGATCCCCCCGGCGGCGAGCTCCGCCCAGGCGGCGGCGGGGTCGAAGAGGCGCAGGCAGCGGTGCTCGCCGCCCGCCGCGGTGACCGCCCAGGTGATGCACCAGCCGTCGCAGTGGAACATCGGCAGCGTCCACAGGTAGCGGGACTCGGTGCCGAGGCGGAGGTGGAAGGCCATCGCCAGCGCCTGCAGGTAGGCGCCGCGATGGTTGTACATCACACCCTTCGGCTGGCCGGTGCTGCCGCTCGTGTAGTTGATCGCCAGCAGGCTGTGCTCCTCGGGAGCGGCGCGCGACGTCGCCGCGGCGCCGGCGAGGAAGGCCTCGTAGCCACCGTCGCCCTCGACGAGCAGACGGATGCCGCTGCGCTCGGCGACCTCGGCGGCGAGGGGGGCGAGCTCGGCGGTGGCGACGAGGAGCGCCGCGCCGCAGTGACCCACCATGTAGGCGAGGTCGTCGGCGGTGAGGCGGAAGTTCAACGGCACGAGGACGGCGCCGGCGAGCGGCACGCCGTGGTGCAGCTCGAGCATCACGTGGCTGTTCGTGCACAGCGCCGCGACGCGCCCACCGGGGGCGAGGCCGCTATCGACGAGGGCGCTCGCGAGGCGGCGGCAGCGCTCGGCGAACTCGCCGTAGCTGAGCGAGCGGCCACCGTCGACGATCGCCGTCCGCTCCGCGAAGACGGCCGCGGCGCGCTCCAGGAAGAGGGTGGGGCTGAGCGGCGTCTCGGCGGCTCCCGCCACGAGCTCCAAGGCCATCGCTGCGGTGGGCGCCGCAGCGCCCCCCTCCCCCCTTCCCGCACCCTGCGGTCATGCGCGCGACCGCGCGCGGCACCGTAGGGGAAGGTCCCGGTGGCGGCAACCGGCCGATTGCCGCGCCGGGAGCGCTCCAGTACCGTCGCCGCGATGGCGATGCGGACGGCAGACCAGTACCGCGAGGGGCTCCGGGACGGGCGCGTCGTCTACTACCGGGGAGAGCGGGTCGCCGACGTCACCGCGCACGAGGAGCTGCGGGTCGCCGTCGACCATGCGGCGCTCGACTTCGTCCTCACCGAGGAGCACCGCGAGCTCGCCGTCGCCGACGACGGGGAGGGGCCCTACAGCGCCTACTACCGCGTCCCCCGCTCCGCCGAGGACCTCCTCCGCCGCTCGGCGCTCATCGAGGCGAGCACCGCGGCGGGCGGGACCCTCGTCACCCTCGTCCGCGAGATCGGCACCGACGCGCTCTTCGCGCTGCTGCGCGTCCTCGACGGCGAGGCGCGCGCACGCGCCGAGCGCTACCACCGCTTCTGCCGCGACGGTGACCTCACCCTCGCCGTCGCGCAGACCGACGTGAAAGGTGACCGCGCCCTCGCGCCGAGCGCGCAGGGCGACCCCGACCTCTACGTGCGCGTCGTCGAGGAGCGCGCGGACGGGATCGTCGTGCGCGGAGCGAAGGTGCACACCTCGGTGAGCGCCAACGTCGACGAGCTGATCGTGCTGCCGACGCGGGCGATGGGCCCCGACGACGCCGACTACGCCGTCGCCTTCGCCGTCCCGGTGGCGACCGAGGGGCTCAGCCTCTACGTCTCCTCGTACGCGGCCGGGGCCCGCGACCCCTTCGAGTTCCCGCTCTCGAGCCGCCACAAGATGCTCGAGAGCCTGACGGTCTTCGACGACGTCTTCGTCCCGAGCGAGCGCGTCTTCTGCTGCCGGCGCACCGAGCTCGCCGGCCCGCTCGCCCTCACCTTCGTCGAGTACCACCGCTTCACCGCCGTGAGCTACAAGCTCCCCCTCCTCGACGCGCTCGTCGGCGCCGCGGCGGTGATCGCCGAGATGAACGGGATCGCCCGCGCCGGCCACGTGCGCGACAAGCTCGCCCGCCTCGTCGGCTACGCGGAGACGGTGCGCGGCCTCACCGAGCTCGCCGCGCGGCGCGCGCAGCTCGCGCCCGACGGGATCGCCTACCCCGACCCGATGACGACGAACATCGCCAAGTACACCTTCGCCACCGGCTACCACGAGGCGCTCGAGATCGTGCAGGACCTCGCCGGCGGGCTGCTCGTGACGGGACCGGGCGCCGAGGACTGGGCGTCGGAGGAGGTGCGCCCCGTCCTCGAGAAGTACTTCGCCGCCGCCGTCCCCGCCGCCGAGCGGCTGCCGATGATGCACCTCATCTCCGATCTCACCTCGCGGGACTTCGGCGGCTACCAGGCGGTGCTCGCGGTGCACGCCGAGGGGTCGATCGAGGCCGAGAAGCTGCAGCTCCTGCGGGCCTACGACGCGCGGGGCGCGGTGGCCTACGCCCGCTCGCTGGCGGGGCTCGACTGATGGCCGACCCGATGGTCGTCGTCAGCCGCGAGGGGGCGGTGGTGACGCTGCGCCTCGACCGCCCGAAGGTGAACGCGCTCTCGATCGCGCTCACCGGCGAGCTCGAGCAGGCGCTCGTCGCGCTGCACGCCGACCCGCCGGGCGCCCTCGTCGTCACCGGGGGGCCGCGCATCTTCGCCGCCGGCGCCGAGATCGCCGAGCTCGCCGAGCCGGCGCGGGGGGCAGAGCTCGTGGCGCTGCTCGGAACGGCGCTCGACCTCCTCGCCTCGCTGCCCTGCGCGACGATCGCCGCGGTGAACGGCGTCGCCTACGGCGGGGGCCTCGAGCTCGCCCTCGCCTGCGACCTGCGGGTGATCGCGGACGATGCCCGCCTCGGCCTGCCGGAGATCCTCCTCGGCCTCTTCCCCGGTGGCGGGGGGACCCAGCGCCTCCCCCGCCTCGTCGGGCCGGCCGTCGCGAAGTCGATGATCCTCTCGGGCAGGGAGGTGCGCGCCGAGGAGGCGCTCGCCGTCGGCCTCGCAGAGGCAGCCCACCCCGCCGACGAGGTCCTCGGGCGTGCGCTGGAGCTCGCCGGGCGTTTCGCGAGCGGGCCGCGTGGCG
It encodes the following:
- a CDS encoding tetratricopeptide repeat protein — its product is MSEQRAVSDRPSGVVVSGPSPLSSSLLWKVNANYYEDSGVNAWASGEVPHLLTSGPMLARSYAHLIEGFAKDAAAGRLGPVDPDEPIYVIELGSGPGRLGFYFLNALDPQATAPFRVIYVLSDLAEKNVDFWRTHPRLTPLAEAGRLDFARFDASATATLRLEVSGVELSPGSLTNPLVACANYLFDVLPQDLFALEGGVAYEEEVVLCSEEPALELDTPDFLNRLFMHTVRRPIGADRFGGDHRDALLARLAKEQEGRLLFPSAPLLVIERLLELSRDRLLLLIGERPGEVPEQAVAAAIVEKVAGTIPEIPAGPVAINVDGVECPRPGALLAMGIHGPSFSLPVDLDVLSRPFLDRGGSLLLPEALPAGLIVGALLSDGGGARETRRAFANAIAELGPEDLYLTIRAALEDPGEGINLAMLLAVLRVGGYDPYLLRRIYRGLERELVDALEEGIDETVRVLHRVYEMEFPLDEETDLAYGIAALLAPAHRYDEALWFFERSRERHGPRPVGEFNIALCHLYLGSPELALVALDEAIALDPTYSAAIELRTAVIEKRATPD
- a CDS encoding aldehyde dehydrogenase family protein; this translates as MTLPPFSNEPTLELRRKAVRDRLAGALEALDREGPRRVPVRVGGGERHDAALVSVDPGRPDRVVATAAAATADEVDEAVALGVVAARRWAARPPEERAEALLGAASWLRSRRLEVAALEVRECAKPWPEADADVCEAIDFLEYYARGALRLAEGGAVGVVPGEANTLSYVGRGVAAVISPWNFPVAIPMGMTSAALASGNAALLKPAEQSPACGAVVVEALRAGGVPDDVVALLPGEGEVGAALVAHREVSTVAFTGSLAVGLEVVRAAALVLPGQLQLKRVVAEFGGKNCVIVERDADLDEAVPAIVTSAFSYAGQKCSAASRVLVAERLAERLAERLAGAVAVLEVGQAEALGTEVPPVIEEAARARIASYAATARAEGEVLAEVASLPAEGFFAPPMLVTGLPGGSRLLHEEIFGPLLALEAYGELDEALARVDELPYALTAGLFTRDPAVVAKVAQAVPAGNLYVNHPTTGAMVGRQPFGGNRLSGNGTKAGGPDYLQHFVDPKVLTENTMRHGLVV
- a CDS encoding proline dehydrogenase family protein, with amino-acid sequence MAGSGPSGSEAALAAPQEAAIVAIGREIAAALPPPSRRPLQILDAKVNAVVADDAELRAALFRFVDVMPACRTAAEVVGHLLAYLRGVPSLPLALRLANRLGALPPARPLVAAGAGLSVRHLARRFIAGERPGDAAATLEALWRSGIASSVDLLGEATVTEEEADAYAARCAATLEVLARRAAAFPPQPRLEGDASGVLARVNLSVKISALTARLRPEAPEAGIADALVRLRSLLRLARALGAHLHIDMESLDTRDAILTLVLGVLAEEEFADGPSAGLVLQAYLRDSAAELDEILAFAGRVRRATPLVVRLVKGAYWDHEVTEARQHGWETPVFVDKARSDENFELLTRRLLAARPAVRVAIASHNLRSVAHAVAKSRELGAPDSELELQVLRGLGDELARGLSSLGLRVRVYSPVGDLVAGMAYLVRRLLENTSNESFLRAQARGVPIDELLVAP
- a CDS encoding SDR family oxidoreductase, with protein sequence MELELAGHTALVTGASSGIGYGTAFALGREGVRVSVTARRRERLEKLAGEIVEAGGPEPVVVVADLLERGAPAEIAAAALAGLGSVEILVNNAGGSRPFSLAATEEDWEEALTLNFTRQRQLTMALLDQMIASGWGRIVNITGKSEPEGLNGAFCAKAAMHAFSKGLSREVGRHGITVNSIPPGRIMSEQIERNYSPEYRLWQSEHEIPVGEYGAPSDVANLVCFLCSPAARYLTGTVIPVDGGLRRYQF
- a CDS encoding acyl-CoA dehydrogenase family protein — protein: MPPMPDPADLLDLANLYSPEEQLVAQTVRRFVGDRVMPVIEECYEAGRFPTELVREIGALGLFGMLIPDEEGVAATPTAYGLACLELEAGDSGLRSFVSVQGSLAMHAIATFGSADQRAEWLPGLRSGALLGCFGLTEPDAGSDPGAMRTRARRVDGDYVLDGAKLWITNGSIADVAVVWAQTDEGIRGFLVPKGTPGFTASDIHHKLSMRASITSALSFDQCRLPASALLGGASGLRGPLSCLNEARFGIIFGVLGAARSCLETALSYAAERQVFGRPLSSFQLTQAKLAAMATHLSTATLLAGHLGRLKQAGTIRPDQISLGKLNNVRAALDIARQARTILGGNGITLDYGVMRHVSNLETVLTYEGTEEVHLLSVGRALTGESAFS
- a CDS encoding glucose 1-dehydrogenase — translated: MPEDPTALFRLDGKVALLTGASSGLGRRFAEVLSAAGATVVVAARRAAALEELAATLPGVVAVPTDVTVESELAHLVEETVGRFGRVDVLVNNAGAVAVVPALEEEPASFRRILEVNVTAPFVLSQLVARHMVSDGGGTIVNVASVLGLIASGRIPQASYSASKGALVNLTRELAAQWADKGVRVNALAPGWFASEMTAEMFASERGRRFIERNTPMGRAGEEGELDGALLFLASPASSFVTGQVLCVDGGWTIV
- a CDS encoding AMP-binding protein; the encoded protein is MALELVAGAAETPLSPTLFLERAAAVFAERTAIVDGGRSLSYGEFAERCRRLASALVDSGLAPGGRVAALCTNSHVMLELHHGVPLAGAVLVPLNFRLTADDLAYMVGHCGAALLVATAELAPLAAEVAERSGIRLLVEGDGGYEAFLAGAAATSRAAPEEHSLLAINYTSGSTGQPKGVMYNHRGAYLQALAMAFHLRLGTESRYLWTLPMFHCDGWCITWAVTAAGGEHRCLRLFDPAAAWAELAAGGITHLSAAPTVLTMIAEAASQPAAAPPRRAVAATTGGAPPSPALLERLAALELTVTHLYGLTESYGPAVTNVWQPAWSAESPAAQAALNARQGIGNVVSGGLRVLAQDGSEVPADGETIGEIALRGNNVMAGYYADPEATAAAVRDGWLFTGDLGVCHPDGYVELRDRAKDIIITGGENVASVEVERALAAHPAVLESAVVAAPDATWGEVPYAFVTLKAGAEVSGEELISFCRERLAHFKAPRAVRFSALPKTATGKVQKHVLRAELAAAQTIVQPPSTQST
- a CDS encoding 4-hydroxyphenylacetate 3-hydroxylase N-terminal domain-containing protein, whose amino-acid sequence is MAMRTADQYREGLRDGRVVYYRGERVADVTAHEELRVAVDHAALDFVLTEEHRELAVADDGEGPYSAYYRVPRSAEDLLRRSALIEASTAAGGTLVTLVREIGTDALFALLRVLDGEARARAERYHRFCRDGDLTLAVAQTDVKGDRALAPSAQGDPDLYVRVVEERADGIVVRGAKVHTSVSANVDELIVLPTRAMGPDDADYAVAFAVPVATEGLSLYVSSYAAGARDPFEFPLSSRHKMLESLTVFDDVFVPSERVFCCRRTELAGPLALTFVEYHRFTAVSYKLPLLDALVGAAAVIAEMNGIARAGHVRDKLARLVGYAETVRGLTELAARRAQLAPDGIAYPDPMTTNIAKYTFATGYHEALEIVQDLAGGLLVTGPGAEDWASEEVRPVLEKYFAAAVPAAERLPMMHLISDLTSRDFGGYQAVLAVHAEGSIEAEKLQLLRAYDARGAVAYARSLAGLD
- a CDS encoding enoyl-CoA hydratase-related protein; this translates as MADPMVVVSREGAVVTLRLDRPKVNALSIALTGELEQALVALHADPPGALVVTGGPRIFAAGAEIAELAEPARGAELVALLGTALDLLASLPCATIAAVNGVAYGGGLELALACDLRVIADDARLGLPEILLGLFPGGGGTQRLPRLVGPAVAKSMILSGREVRAEEALAVGLAEAAHPADEVLGRALELAGRFASGPRGALAVVKALIDGGLEGPLADGLAAERARFVETLSTEDARIGMASFFASGPGHAEFTGR